Proteins found in one Pectobacterium atrosepticum genomic segment:
- the tus gene encoding DNA replication terminus site-binding protein produces the protein MNRYALIERMNDCFQTLEIKLAVMQQQFSTYRLLAGRVYSLPPVEKGTEHDPIEHIAVTQYVGQEAQDKGLAHFQRLFIHHYPEALSSKSAIRLPGALCFAVNAAQYQQAHSLIAEINALKKELEQIITVESGLEPEQRFEFVHSHLKGLITLSAYRSLTLITNPASVRFGWANKHVINNMTRIELLEKLTKSLNAAKHAAPYTKAQWIEHVEQEMDAVLQLPEDAVLKIKRPVKVQPIARVWYAEQQKQVQHPCPSPLLVLCQQESGGTMPIIGELNPYDANNIKHKHKPKAAELRLLIPRLHLYTDAPE, from the coding sequence ATGAATCGCTACGCGTTAATCGAACGCATGAACGACTGTTTTCAAACGTTAGAGATCAAGCTTGCAGTGATGCAGCAACAGTTTTCAACGTATCGACTGCTGGCGGGCCGCGTCTACTCCCTTCCCCCTGTGGAAAAAGGAACGGAGCACGATCCTATTGAGCACATTGCCGTCACGCAGTACGTTGGTCAGGAGGCTCAAGATAAAGGACTCGCGCACTTTCAGCGTCTGTTCATTCACCACTACCCGGAAGCGCTCAGCAGCAAAAGTGCAATTCGCTTACCAGGTGCTCTCTGCTTTGCGGTAAACGCGGCGCAATATCAGCAGGCACATTCGCTCATCGCGGAAATTAATGCACTGAAAAAAGAGCTGGAGCAGATTATTACCGTCGAATCTGGTCTAGAGCCGGAACAGCGCTTTGAGTTTGTCCACTCACACCTGAAAGGGCTGATCACACTCAGCGCTTACCGTTCATTAACGCTCATAACCAACCCAGCGTCAGTCCGGTTTGGCTGGGCGAATAAGCACGTCATCAACAACATGACACGCATAGAATTGTTGGAAAAATTGACCAAAAGCCTGAATGCAGCAAAGCATGCGGCGCCGTATACCAAAGCGCAATGGATTGAGCATGTGGAACAGGAAATGGATGCCGTATTGCAGTTACCGGAAGACGCGGTCTTGAAGATCAAACGTCCGGTAAAAGTGCAGCCAATCGCACGCGTGTGGTATGCCGAGCAGCAGAAACAGGTTCAACATCCCTGCCCGTCTCCTCTACTTGTGCTTTGTCAGCAGGAATCTGGGGGCACTATGCCGATTATCGGCGAACTCAATCCTTACGATGCCAACAACATCAAACATAAGCACAAGCCGAAAGCAGCCGAACTTCGCCTGC